From a single Miscanthus floridulus cultivar M001 chromosome 8, ASM1932011v1, whole genome shotgun sequence genomic region:
- the LOC136477740 gene encoding aquaporin PIP2-4-like, whose protein sequence is MAKDIEASGPEAGEFSAKDYTDPPPAPLIDAEELTKWSLYRAVIAEFIATLLFLYITVATVIGYKHQTDATASGPDAACGGVGVLGIAWAFGGTIFILVYCTAGISGGHINPAVTFGLFLARKVSLVRALLYIIAQCLGAICGVGLVKGFQSAYYVRYGGGANGLSDGYSKGTGLAAEIIGTFVLVYTVFSATDPKRNARDSHVPVLAPLPIGFAVFMVHLATIPITGTGINPARSLGAAVIYNQDKAWDDQWIFWVGPLIGAAIAAAYHQYMLRASATKLGSSYRSNA, encoded by the exons ATGGCGAAGGACATCGAAGCATCGGGGCCCGAGGCCGGCGAGTTCTCGGCCAAGGACTACACCGACCCTCCGCCGGCGCCGCTCATCGACGCGGAGGAGCTCACCAAGTGGTCGCTGTACCGCGCGGTCATCGCCGAGTTCATCGCCACGCTGCTCTTCCTATACATCACCGTGGCCACCGTCATCGGGTACAAGCACCAGACGGACGCGACGGCGTCGGGCCCCGACGCGGCGTGCGGTGGCGTCGGTGTCCTCGGCATCGCCTGGGCCTTCGGCGGCACGATCTTCATCCTCGTCTACTGCACCGCCGGCATCTCAG GTGGGCACATCAACCCGGCCGTGACCTTCGGCCTGTTCCTGGCGAGGAAGGTGTCCCTGGTCCGCGCGCTGCTCTACATCATCGCGCAGTGCTTGGGCGCCATCTGCGGCGTGGGGCTCGTCAAGGGCTTCCAGAGCGCCTACTACGTGCGCTACGGCGGCGGCGCCAACGGGCTCAGCGACGGCTACTCCAAGGGCACCGGCCTCGCCGCCGAGATCATCGGCACCTTCGTGCTCGTCTACACCGTCTTCTCCGCCACCGACCCCAAGCGCAATGCCCGTGACTCCCACGTCCCG GTGTTGGCTCCTCTCCCAATTGGGTTCGCGGTGTTCATGGTGCACCTGGCCACCATCCCCATCACCGGCACCGGCATCAACCCGGCGAGGAGCCTGGGAGCCGCGGTCATCTACAACCAGGACAAGGCCTGGGACGACCAA TGGATCTTCTGGGTGGGCCCACTGATCGgcgccgccatcgccgccgcctaCCACCAGTACATGCTGAGGGCCAGCGCCACCAAGCTTGGGTCGTCCTACCGGAGCAACGCCTAA